One genomic region from Amia ocellicauda isolate fAmiCal2 chromosome 4, fAmiCal2.hap1, whole genome shotgun sequence encodes:
- the oprl1 gene encoding nociceptin receptor, which yields MDFQNAPGGFRDPSLMHLLNDSAFHMNYSRYNYTFEGVLPIGVKITIVVVYMIVCVVGLVGNCLVMYVIIRYTKMKTATNIYIFNLALADSLVLITLPFQGTDVFLGFWPFGNLLCKIAISIDYYNMFTSTFTLTMMSVDRYIAVCHPVKALDMRTPHKAKVINICIWALASAIGIPAMVMGAAEDELIGIECIIVLPHPRSYSDPVFGMCVFLFSFVIPVAIITVCYSLMVKRLKNVRVLSGSKEKDRNLRRITRMVLIVVAVFVVCWTPIQLMVLVRSLGVNLDNELTVALMHFCIALGYVNSSLNPVLYAFLDENFKRCFREFCYPSAFRMELQQSSRMRSIAKEVAYNCKNADGTSNPA from the exons ATGGATTTCCAAAATGCACCAGGTGGTTTTAGGGACCCAAGCCTGATGCACCTTCTCAACGACTCTGCTTTTCATATGAACTACAGTCGGTACAACTACACGTTTGAGGGGGTCCTGCCAATAGGCGTAAAGATCACCATCGTGGTGGTTTACATGATCGTGTGTGTAGTGGGACTCGTGGGAAACTGCCTGGTCATGTACGTCATTATCAG GTACACAAAGATGAAGACTGCCACCAACATCTACATCTTCAACCTGGCGCTCGCTGATTCCCTGGTTCTCATCACGCTACCGTTCCAAGGCACTGATGTTTTCCTGGGCTTCTGGCCATTTGGTAACCTGCTGTGCAAGATAGCGATCTCCATCGATTACTACAACATGTTCACCAGCACCTTTACCCTCACCATGATGAGCGTCGACCGCTACATCGCTGTCTGTCACCCCGTCAAAGCCCTCGACATGAGGACCCCCCACAAAGCCAAGGTCATCAACATCTGCATCTGGGCCCTGGCATCTGCCATCGGTATCCCTGCCATGGTGATGGGAGCCGCAGAGGACGAGCTGATTG GCATTGAGTGCATTATAGTTCTGCCTCATCCCCGCAGCTACTCGGACCCAGTGTTCGGCATGTGTGTCTTTCTCTTCTCCTTTGTCATCCCTGTGGCCATCATCACTGTGTGCTACAGCCTGATGGTCAAGAGGCTGAAGAACGTGCGCGTGCTCTCGGGCTCCAAGGAGAAGGACCGGAACCTGCGGCGCATCACGCGCATGGTCCTGATCGTGGTGGCCGTGTTTGTGGTCTGCTGGACGCCCATCCAGCTCATGGTGCTGGTGCGCTCTCTGGGGGTCAACCTGGACAACGAGCTGACGGTGGCCCTCATGCACTTCTGCATCGCCCTGGGCTACGTCAACAGCAGCCTGAACCCCGTCCTCTACGCCTTCCTGGACGAGAACTTCAAGCGCTGCTTCCGGGAGTTCTGCTACCCCTCCGCCTTCCGCATGGAGCTGCAGCAGTCGAGCCGCATGAGGAGCATCGCCAAGGAGGTGGCCTACAACTGCAAGAACGCCGACGGGACTAGCAACCCCGCATGA